A DNA window from Cydia splendana chromosome 24, ilCydSple1.2, whole genome shotgun sequence contains the following coding sequences:
- the LOC134802159 gene encoding zinc finger protein 239-like has product MVETVLVSAFNLGTEVKQSCETVPGRPLLRDCCVRLERLVVDTLHTTRSTDRAGLRQGREAAVESGYRNTTVGNVRNYHGQTPRMKPSGIYQCTHCEYTTATQIWFTRHLRKHTNEKPYKCEHCSYACAQKGLLQVHIRKHTGDKPYKCAQCSYASSTKGNLQVHLRKHTGEKPYKCELCSYASSHISYLKAHLKIHTGEKHYKCEQCSYASIQKGPLKVHLRTHTGDKPYKCGHCSYTSSDRSNLKRHIRKHTGDKPYKCEHCSYTSSNRSNLKVHVREHTHKKEILNVHVRTHSGDKPHKCHQCSYASSTKGNLQVHLRIHTGEKPYKCELCCYASSHISHLKVHLKIHTGEKPYKCEQCSYASIQKGQLKVHLRTHIGDKPYKCH; this is encoded by the exons atggtagaGACGGTATTGGTTTCAGCTTTCAACCTGGGAACAGAAGTGAAGCAGTCATGTGAGACTGTCCCCGGGAGGCCCCTTCTGAGGGACTGCTGTGTGAGGCTGGAGCGTCTAGTTGTGGACACACTGCACACTACTCGGAGCACGGATCGGGCCGGACTGAGACAAGGTCGTGAAGCTGCTGTAGAGAGCGGATACAGGAACACCACCGTTGGGAATGTTAGAAACTATCACG GGCAAACTCCTCGGATGAAACCAAGTGGAATATACCAATGTACCCACTGTGAATATACAACAGCTACACAAATATGGTTCACCAGGCATTTGAGAAAACATACTAATGAGAAACCATACAAGTGTGAACACTGTAGTTATGCATGTGCCCAAAAAGGACTTTTGCAAGTTCACATAAGAAAACACACTGGCGACAAGCCTTACAAATGTGCCCAGTGTAGTTATGCTAGCAGCACTAAAGGTAATTTGCAAGTTCATCTAAGAAAACACACTGGTGAAAAACCTTACAAATGTGAGCTATGTAGTTATGCTAGCAGCCATATAAGTTATTTGAAGGCTCATTTAAAAATACACACTGGTGAAAAACATTACAAATGTGAACAGTGTAGTTATGCTAGCATCCAGAAAGGTCCTTTGAAAGTTCATCTAAGAACACACACTGGCGACAAGCCTTACAAATGCGGACACTGTAGTTATACTAGCAGCGATAGAAGTAATTTGAAACGTCATATAAGAAAACACACTGGCGACAAGCCTTACAAATGCGAGCACTGTAGTTATACTAGCAGCAATAGAAGTAATTTGAAGGTTCATGTAAGAGAACACACacacaaaaaagaaatattgaatGTTCATGTAAGAACACACAGTGGCGATAAGCCTCACAAATGCCACCAGTGTAGTTATGCTAGCAGCACTAAAGGTAATTTGCAAGTTCATCTAAGAATACACACTGGTGAAAAACCTTACAAATGTGAGCTATGTTGTTATGCTAGCAGCCATATAAGTCATTTGAAGGTTCATCTAAAAATACACACTGGTGAAAAACCTTACAAATGTGAACAGTGTAGTTATGCTAGCATCCAGAAAGGTCAAT